The Triticum aestivum cultivar Chinese Spring chromosome 7B, IWGSC CS RefSeq v2.1, whole genome shotgun sequence genome window below encodes:
- the LOC123160140 gene encoding disease resistance RPP13-like protein 4, with product MLGVSGEIDKLGDKLQDLKNFLTDVDRRNITDETVQVWVGQLKRAMYEAADILDLCQLKAMERGSSSTDAGCCNPLLFCMRNPFHAREIGTRIKALNQRLDSIKERSAAFNFINLRSYEDCHSSNVHISPHGNPSQETVGDSDRSAIVGYKIEEDTRALVAQIMQRGKDDNNGIKVVAIVGVGGIGKTTLAQKVFNDEAIHGEFSKKIWLSVNQNFSDVDLLRRAIIEAGGDAQPPESAKTSLHETLKNTLIDHKTFLVMDDVWNHRAWDDVLKIPLVNAAAPGSRVLVTTRDEGVARGVKAILPCHHVDILAPEDAWSLLKKQICSSEIDEDHTNTLKDIG from the exons ATGCTGGGCGTCTCCGGCGAGATCGATAAGTTGGGCGACAAGCTCCAGGACCTTAAGAACTTCCTCACCGACGTCGATAGGAGGAACATCACTGACGAGACAGTCCAAGTCTGGGTGGGGCAGCTCAAGCGCGCCATGTACGAAGCTGCTGACATCCTTGACCTCTGCCAGCTCAAGGCCATGGAGCGTGGGTCTTCCTCCACAGATGCAGGGTGTTGCAATCCCTTGCTCTTTTGCATGCGGAATCCCTTCCATGCTCGTGAGATCGGCACCCGCATCAAGGCACTCAACCAGAGGCTCGACTCCATCAAGGAGCGGAGCGCTGCTTTCAACTTCATCAATCTTAGGTCCTATGAGGATTGTCATAGCAGCAATGTCCACATCTCTCCTCATGGCAATCCTAGCCAGGAGACGGTAGGGGACTCTGACCGGTCCGCTATTGttggatacaagattgaagaagacACAAGAGCACTGGTGGCCCAAATCATGCAGAGGGGAAAGGATGACAACAATGGCATCAAGGTGGTTGCTATCGTAGGTGTTGGTGGGATCGGCAAGACCACCCTCGCCCAGAAGGTCTTCAATGACGAGGCAATCCATGGTGAATTCAGCAAAAAGATATGGTTGAGCGTCAACCAAAACTTCAGTGATGTTGATCTGCTGAGAAGGGCCATCATCGAAGCCGGAGGAGATGCCCAACCACCTGAAAGTGCAAAGACCAGCCTTCACGAAACCCTCAAGAATACATTGATTGACCACAAGACCTTTCTGGTAATGGATGATGTGTGGAACCATAGAGCATGGGATGACGTGCTGAAAATACCCTTAGTCAATGCTGCTGCTCCAGGCAGCCGAGTCCTCGTCACTACCAGAGATGAAGGTGTTGCCCGAGGGGTGAAAGCTATATTGCCGTGCCACCATGTCGACATATTAGCGCCTGAAGATGCTTGGTCATTGCTCAAGAAGCAG ATATGCTCAAGTGAGATAGATGAAGACCACACCAATACGCTTAAGGATATCGGCTGA
- the LOC123161363 gene encoding disease resistance protein RPP13-like isoform X2, protein MADAIVGPLLSKLQAVAVTETKALAAVGNEIDRLRDKLMWLHALVHETDLRSRSDGNQQIRVLACQVREVAFAAEDAIDHFFLEADLSRFSLNWWRATAIFFSNFGTQISVRYTLSRKIKSMNVRLEDIVDNSAKYRSDNGSTNVITWRASRAIPLVRQNWDVTDFEENQKAVPIRKDEEKELHDLLLVKNESRVIYVVGESGIGKRYLAEKAYENETIKKNFEVCMWVSFPQDTSNITDQVERKLEDECSKLQPSGKNIDQVKYLVVVDCQMSSTILEAQNWLKAGREGSKIVLTATSSPCADDIVELRCLPKDTSEKLFNRILGVRGRRMSNYKTEMMDTIRKDIEKITKGLPLAVVLLAKLMRTMDYSKWEAASKYLKENNQDDLLMTIVSMSIDDLPNEHRSCLLYTAGFPERSTIDAGQLVRLWAAEGFLIQQPGVEQEELGQRYLKEFIFRGLMQLVKKKADVVESVAIHDQVYEILRSEAQRIGLMETHYGGGYAHATVNAKRLALNNNKMPYKTKVLWKVRTVLSHDAQGMMGGAKLPRGAHDAKLIKGSQEVKEGSNQLLKESTSNDAQGPQEFKEGLRQLLKQSIFLRVISLEGINIGEKLPSRIGDMLHLQYLSVRCPSLTTVPDTIGKLKKLQTMDVRGTRVKFLPMSFWKIKTLRHVLGNRDLRFHEYSQASEDVVDDGSSVHLTIKEHVDNMHISRRNLWVLVTSTCRQL, encoded by the exons ATGGCAGATGCCATTGTTGGGCCGCTGCTTAGCAAGCTGCAGGCGGTAGCGGTGACGGAAACGAAGGCCCTAGCCGCGGTGGGCAATGAGATTGACCGCCTCCGTGACAAGCTCATGTGGCTGCATGCGCTAGTTCATGAGACTGACCTACGCAGCCGGTCTGACGGCAACCAGCAAATCCGCGTGCTCGCGTGCCAGGTGCGCGAGGTTGCCTTCGCAGCTGAGGACGCCATCGACCATTTCTTCCTGGAGGCCGACCTCTCCCGCTTCAGCCTCAATTGGTGGCGTGCGACCGCCATTTTCTTTTCTAACTTCGGCACTCAGATCAGCGTCCGGTACACCCTCTCCCGGAAGATCAAGTCCATGAATGTCCGGCTAGAGGATATTGTCGACAACAGTGCCAAATATCGTAGCGACAATGGAAGTACAAACGTGATCACATGGAGGGCGTCGCGTGCCATCCCTCTGGTCCGCCAAAACTG GGACGTCACAGACTTTGAGGAGAACCAAAAGGCTGTGCCAATACGCAAGGACGAAGAAAAGGAATTGCATGAcctcctccttgtcaaaaatgaaaGCCGTGTGATTTATGTGGTTGGAGAGAGTGGTATCGGGAAAAGGTATCTGGCAGAGAAAGCATACGAAAATGAAACCATTAAGAAGAATTTTGAGGTATGTATGTGGGTGAGCTTTCCACAAGACACCAGTAACATCACTGATCAAGTAGAAAGAAAGCTGGAAGATGAGTGCTCCAAGCTACAACCTAGCGGGAAGAATATAGACCAAGTGAAGTACTTGGTTGTGGTAGATTGCCAAATGAGCAGCACCATACTCGAGGCACAGAATTGGCTCAAGGCCGGCAGAGAAGGTAGCAAGATTGTGCTGACAGCGACGTCCAGTCCCTGTGCTGATGACATCGTTGAGCTTCGTTGTCTACCCAAAGATACGAGCGAGAAGTTGTTCAACAGGATCCTTGGCGTCCGGGGGCGCCGGATGAGTAATTACAAGACAGAAATGATGGATACGATCCGTAAAGACATTGAAAAGATAACCAAGGGACTACCACTCGCGGTGGTTCTTCTTGCCAAGCTCATGAGGACAATGGACTACAGCAAGTGGGAGGCAGCATCGAAGTACCTAAAGGAGAACAACCAAGACGACCTGCTCATGACCATAGTGTCCATGAGCATCGATGACCTCCCCAACGAACACAGGTCGTGCTTGCTCTACACGGCAGGCTTCCCGGAGCGCAGCACAATCGATGCTGGCCAACTAGTGCGCCTTTGGGCGGCGGAGGGCTTCCTAATTCAGCAGCCTGGGGTGGAACAAGAAGAGCTGGGCCAGCGTTACCTCAAGGAGTTTATCTTCCGAGGCCTTATGCAGCTGGTGAAGAAGAAAGCAGACGTCGTGGAATCAGTAGCTATTCATGACCAGGTCTATGAGATTCTCAGGTCCGAGGCGCAGCGCATTGGCCTAATGGAAacccactatggtggtggctatgcCCATGCCACAGTCAACGCGAAGCGCCTAGCTCTCAACAACAACAAAATGCCGTACAAAACAAAGGTGCTTTGGAAGGTGAGAACCGTGCTGTCCCATGATGCACAAGGTATGATGGGAGGTGCCAAGCTGCCAAGGGGAGCTCATGATGCCAAGCTCATCAAAG GGTCACAAGAAGTCAAGGAAGGCTCCAACCAGCTGCTCAAGGAATCCACCTCCAATGATGCACAAG GACCAcaggagttcaaggaaggcttgaGGCAGTTGCTCAAGCAATCCATATTCCTTCGCGTCATCAGCCTAGAGGGCATCAACATTGGTGAGAAGCTGCCAAGTCGAATCGGGGACATGCTGCACCTACAGTACCTCAGTGTCCGGTGCCCGAGCTTGACAACGGTGCCAGACACCATCGGCAAACTGAAGAAGCTCCAGACAATGGATGTGAGAGGGACGCGGGTGAAATTTTTGCCCATGTCTTTCTGGAAAATCAAAACATTGCGCCATGTTCTAGGCAACCGCGATCTCCGGTTCCATGAGTATAGCCAAGCATCTGAAGATGTTGTCGACGATGGGTCAAGCGTGCATCTGACAATTAAAGAGCATGTTGATAACATGCACATCTCCCGTAGGAACTTGTGGGTGCTTGTTACTAGTACGTGTCGTCAATTATGA
- the LOC123161363 gene encoding disease resistance protein RPP13-like isoform X1 translates to MADAIVGPLLSKLQAVAVTETKALAAVGNEIDRLRDKLMWLHALVHETDLRSRSDGNQQIRVLACQVREVAFAAEDAIDHFFLEADLSRFSLNWWRATAIFFSNFGTQISVRYTLSRKIKSMNVRLEDIVDNSAKYRSDNGSTNVITWRASRAIPLVRQNWDVTDFEENQKAVPIRKDEEKELHDLLLVKNESRVIYVVGESGIGKRYLAEKAYENETIKKNFEVCMWVSFPQDTSNITDQVERKLEDECSKLQPSGKNIDQVKYLVVVDCQMSSTILEAQNWLKAGREGSKIVLTATSSPCADDIVELRCLPKDTSEKLFNRILGVRGRRMSNYKTEMMDTIRKDIEKITKGLPLAVVLLAKLMRTMDYSKWEAASKYLKENNQDDLLMTIVSMSIDDLPNEHRSCLLYTAGFPERSTIDAGQLVRLWAAEGFLIQQPGVEQEELGQRYLKEFIFRGLMQLVKKKADVVESVAIHDQVYEILRSEAQRIGLMETHYGGGYAHATVNAKRLALNNNKMPYKTKVLWKVRTVLSHDAQGMMGGAKLPRGAHDAKLIKGSQEVKEGSNQLLKESTSNDAQAGPQEFKEGLRQLLKQSIFLRVISLEGINIGEKLPSRIGDMLHLQYLSVRCPSLTTVPDTIGKLKKLQTMDVRGTRVKFLPMSFWKIKTLRHVLGNRDLRFHEYSQASEDVVDDGSSVHLTIKEHVDNMHISRRNLWVLVTSTCRQL, encoded by the exons ATGGCAGATGCCATTGTTGGGCCGCTGCTTAGCAAGCTGCAGGCGGTAGCGGTGACGGAAACGAAGGCCCTAGCCGCGGTGGGCAATGAGATTGACCGCCTCCGTGACAAGCTCATGTGGCTGCATGCGCTAGTTCATGAGACTGACCTACGCAGCCGGTCTGACGGCAACCAGCAAATCCGCGTGCTCGCGTGCCAGGTGCGCGAGGTTGCCTTCGCAGCTGAGGACGCCATCGACCATTTCTTCCTGGAGGCCGACCTCTCCCGCTTCAGCCTCAATTGGTGGCGTGCGACCGCCATTTTCTTTTCTAACTTCGGCACTCAGATCAGCGTCCGGTACACCCTCTCCCGGAAGATCAAGTCCATGAATGTCCGGCTAGAGGATATTGTCGACAACAGTGCCAAATATCGTAGCGACAATGGAAGTACAAACGTGATCACATGGAGGGCGTCGCGTGCCATCCCTCTGGTCCGCCAAAACTG GGACGTCACAGACTTTGAGGAGAACCAAAAGGCTGTGCCAATACGCAAGGACGAAGAAAAGGAATTGCATGAcctcctccttgtcaaaaatgaaaGCCGTGTGATTTATGTGGTTGGAGAGAGTGGTATCGGGAAAAGGTATCTGGCAGAGAAAGCATACGAAAATGAAACCATTAAGAAGAATTTTGAGGTATGTATGTGGGTGAGCTTTCCACAAGACACCAGTAACATCACTGATCAAGTAGAAAGAAAGCTGGAAGATGAGTGCTCCAAGCTACAACCTAGCGGGAAGAATATAGACCAAGTGAAGTACTTGGTTGTGGTAGATTGCCAAATGAGCAGCACCATACTCGAGGCACAGAATTGGCTCAAGGCCGGCAGAGAAGGTAGCAAGATTGTGCTGACAGCGACGTCCAGTCCCTGTGCTGATGACATCGTTGAGCTTCGTTGTCTACCCAAAGATACGAGCGAGAAGTTGTTCAACAGGATCCTTGGCGTCCGGGGGCGCCGGATGAGTAATTACAAGACAGAAATGATGGATACGATCCGTAAAGACATTGAAAAGATAACCAAGGGACTACCACTCGCGGTGGTTCTTCTTGCCAAGCTCATGAGGACAATGGACTACAGCAAGTGGGAGGCAGCATCGAAGTACCTAAAGGAGAACAACCAAGACGACCTGCTCATGACCATAGTGTCCATGAGCATCGATGACCTCCCCAACGAACACAGGTCGTGCTTGCTCTACACGGCAGGCTTCCCGGAGCGCAGCACAATCGATGCTGGCCAACTAGTGCGCCTTTGGGCGGCGGAGGGCTTCCTAATTCAGCAGCCTGGGGTGGAACAAGAAGAGCTGGGCCAGCGTTACCTCAAGGAGTTTATCTTCCGAGGCCTTATGCAGCTGGTGAAGAAGAAAGCAGACGTCGTGGAATCAGTAGCTATTCATGACCAGGTCTATGAGATTCTCAGGTCCGAGGCGCAGCGCATTGGCCTAATGGAAacccactatggtggtggctatgcCCATGCCACAGTCAACGCGAAGCGCCTAGCTCTCAACAACAACAAAATGCCGTACAAAACAAAGGTGCTTTGGAAGGTGAGAACCGTGCTGTCCCATGATGCACAAGGTATGATGGGAGGTGCCAAGCTGCCAAGGGGAGCTCATGATGCCAAGCTCATCAAAG GGTCACAAGAAGTCAAGGAAGGCTCCAACCAGCTGCTCAAGGAATCCACCTCCAATGATGCACAAG CAGGACCAcaggagttcaaggaaggcttgaGGCAGTTGCTCAAGCAATCCATATTCCTTCGCGTCATCAGCCTAGAGGGCATCAACATTGGTGAGAAGCTGCCAAGTCGAATCGGGGACATGCTGCACCTACAGTACCTCAGTGTCCGGTGCCCGAGCTTGACAACGGTGCCAGACACCATCGGCAAACTGAAGAAGCTCCAGACAATGGATGTGAGAGGGACGCGGGTGAAATTTTTGCCCATGTCTTTCTGGAAAATCAAAACATTGCGCCATGTTCTAGGCAACCGCGATCTCCGGTTCCATGAGTATAGCCAAGCATCTGAAGATGTTGTCGACGATGGGTCAAGCGTGCATCTGACAATTAAAGAGCATGTTGATAACATGCACATCTCCCGTAGGAACTTGTGGGTGCTTGTTACTAGTACGTGTCGTCAATTATGA
- the LOC123158852 gene encoding ABC transporter G family member 1-like, whose protein sequence is MATSLLPRWAPTPSPSQPRWGPSAAALTGEVQPPEPPTAEVEGAVGSPGGIHSELHDIDHREGRLVDTPHDGGVFITWEDVWVTAVDGRATILHGVSGSARPGHVLAIMGPSGCGKTTLLDTLAGRLDKNLRSKGDTRINGRRQRLAFGISAYVTQENMLMDTLTVREAIYYSAQIQLPDTMLLADKLARANEAIQEMGLTSALETRIGGRNTKGISGGQRKRLSICLEILTRPRLLFLDEPTSGLDSAASFHVMNRIADLAAREGMTIMAVVHQPCNEVFEIFHGLYLLASGRTIYFGPATNANEFFASNGYPCPPMRNPSDHFLRTINRDFELERGERTISSKPSPADEAIEVLVNAYKSSNTSENAKKEMHDINEMGGVMIRRNQASFLTKVFVLTRRSFVNMYRDVGYYWLRLGIYISISLCLGTIYYNFGYGYDSIRSRSSMLMFTSGLLTLMAIGGFPSFVEEMKIFRRERLNGHYGVSAFVISNWLSATPYLFLIAVLPGAIAYYLSGLKRRVDHFVYFTLVLCSCTMLVEGLMMTVAAIVPDFLMGIITGAGIQVIMLLNCGFFQIPSKLPKIVWKYPMFYISFQKYALQGFYKNEFLSLVFENNTGVGEETITGEEVISKLFETEMGHSKWVDFAVLCGMIVMYRLLFVVIIKVVDMLKPISKGESFTCPAHCICGIEKPCTRI, encoded by the exons ATGGCGACCTCGCTGCTCCCACGCTGGGCACCAACGCCGAGCCCGTCACAGCCGCGGTGGGGTCCTTCAGCTGCCGCCCTCACAGGGGAGGTTCAGCCGCCGGAACCACCGACCGCCGAGGTGGAAGGCGCCGTGGGTAGCCCCGGTGGAATTCATTCTGAGCTTCACGACATTGATCATCGTGAAGGCCGCCTGGTGGACACCCCTCATGACGGCGGCGTGTTCATAACGTGGGAGGACGTGTGGGTAACGGCGGTGGACGGCAGAGCCACCATTCTGCACGGCGTCAGCGGCAGCGCGCGCCCCGGCCATGTGCTGGCCATCATGGGACCCTCCGGGTGTGGCAAGACCACACTGCTCGACACCTTGGCCG GGAGACTGGACAAGAACCTGAGAAGTAAAGGAGATACTCGGATAAATGGCCGGAGACAGAGGCTCGCCTTTGGAATTTCA GCATACGTGACGCAAGAGAACATGCTGATGGACACACTCACAGTGCGTGAGGCCATCTACTACTCGGCACAGATCCAGCTGCCCGACACCATGCTGCTTGCCGATAAGTTGGCCCGCGCCAATGAAGCCATCCAGGAGATGGGGCTCACCAGCGCCCTAGAGACGCGCATCGGCGGGCGCAATACTAAGGGCATCAGTGGCGGGCAGCGGAAGCGTCTGAGCATCTGCCTTGAGATCCTCACGAGGCCGCGACTGCTATTCCTGGACGAGCCTACCAGCGGGCTAGACAGCGCTGCCTCCTTCCATGTGATGAACCGCATAGCTGACCTCGCTGCCAGGGAGGGCATGACCATCATGGCCGTAGTGCACCAGCCATGCAACGAGGTGTTCGAGATCTTTCATGGCCTCTACTTGCTTGCCTCCGGACGGACAATTTACTTTGGCCCGGCCACCAATGCCAATGAG TTCTTCGCATCAAATGGCTACCCTTGCCCACCAATGAGAAATCCTTCAGATCATTTCCTGAGGACAATCAACAGAGATTTTGAATTG GAAAGAGGAGAAAGAACAATATCTTCCAAGCCATCTCCAGCAGATGAAGCAATAGAAGTTCTGGTAAATGCCTATAAATCCTCCAATACTTCTGAAAATGCCAAAAAGGAAATGCACGACATAAATGAAATG GGTGGAGTGATGATCAGAAGAAACCAAGCTAGTTTCCTGACAAAGGTGTTTGTACTCACCAGAAGATCGTTTGTGAACATGTATAGAGACGTCGGATACTACTGGCTACGTCTTGGCATCTATATTTCCATTAGTCTATGCCTTGGTACCATATATTACAATTTTGGCTATGGATACGATTCTATCCGT TCTAGATCATCAATGCTAATGTTCACCAGTGGCCTTCTAACATTAATGGCAATTGGAGGATTCCCTTCCTTTGTGGAGGAAATGAAG ATATTCAGGAGAGAACGGCTAAACGGGCATTACGGTGTGTCAGCATTTGTGATCTCCAATTGGTTGTCAGCCACACCATATCTTTTCCTTATTGCTGTATTACCTGGTGCAATAGCGTACTACCTCTCTGGTCTAAAGAGAAGAGTAGACCATTTTGTATATTTTACGCTTGTCCTTTGTTCGTGCACAATGCTAGTTGAAGGCCTTATGATGACTGTAGCTGCTATCGTGCCAGATTTTCTGATGGGCATCATCACAGGTGCTGGAATACAAGTAATCATGTTGCTCAATTGTGGGTTCTTCCAAATACCTAGTAAACTGCCAAAGATAGTATGGAAGTACCCAATGTTCTACATCTCTTTCCAGAAGTATGCACTTCAAGGATTTTACAAGAATGAGTTCTTGAGTTTGGTATTCGAAAACAACACAGGAGTTGGCGAGGAAACAATAACTGGTGAAGAAGTGATAAGCAAGTTATTTGAGACAGAAATGGGGCACTCAAAATGGGTGGACTTTGCAGTGCTATGTGGAATGATTGTAATGTATAGGTTGCTCTTTGTAGTGATTATTAAGGTTGTCGACATGCTAAAGCCCATATCCAAGGGTGAATCATTTACGTGTCCCGCTCATTGTATTTGTGGCATTGAAAAGCCGTGTACTCGCATTTAA